Proteins co-encoded in one Quercus robur chromosome 8, dhQueRobu3.1, whole genome shotgun sequence genomic window:
- the LOC126696760 gene encoding uncharacterized protein LOC126696760, with amino-acid sequence MFYLSRIEHTFRVPPSLLNLPIEEAIKGELEKLFLDKVIADLGLCASVYDIKSIEGGFIFPSDGAATYTVVFRLIMFRPFVGEIIAANVKESNATGLRLSIGFFDDIYIPAHLFPKPSSFKPDSNKKDKGTWEWEYDEEPYIIDGIDEIKFRVHNVSYPPIPIEQPKEAKPFAPMVITGSIDEDGLGPVSWWVDAEETKES; translated from the exons ATGTTCTACCTTAGCCGAATTGAGCACACATTTCGCGTGCCACCTAGTCTCCTTAACCTTCCTATCGAGGAAGCTATTAAGGGAGAGCTTGAAAAACTTTTCTTAGATAAG GTTATTGCAGACTTGGGGCTCTGTGCTTCTGTCTATGATATCAAATCTATTGAAGGTGGCTTTATCTTTCCCAGTGATGGTGCTGCGACCTATACG gTTGTGTTTAGACTGATAATGTTCCGTCCATTTGTGGGAGAGATTATTGCTGCAAATGTTAAAGAATCTAATGCCACTGGTTTACGCT TATCAATTGGATTTTTTGATGACATTTATATACCTGCTCATCTTTTTCCAAAGCCATCGAGCTTCAAGCCAGACTCAAATAAGAA GGACAAAGGTACATGGGAGTGGGAGTATGATGAAGAACCATATATTATTGATGGGATTGATGAG ATCAAGTTTCGAGTTCACAATGTAAGTTATCCTCCAATTCCAATTGAGCAGCCAAAAGAAGCAAAGCCATTTGCCCCTATGGTGAttact GGATCAATTGATGAAGATGGTTTGGGCCCCGTTTCATGGTGGGTTGATGCAGAAGAGACCAAGGAATCTTAA